The Nitrosococcus watsonii C-113 genome includes the window TACATGGCGAGGCCGTTGCGGCGGGGATGGCGATGGCGGCGGATTTATCGCGGCGGTTGGGATGGCTATCGGCCGCGGACGTAGGCCGAGTGCTCAATTTATTGGAGCAGGCGGGGCTTCCCCGGCATCCTCCCCAAGCCATCGATAAGGCTCGTTTCCTGGAATTGATGGCGGTAGATAAAAAAGTCATTGATGGATGCTTGCGCCTGGTCTTACTAAGACAGCTAGGGCAAGCTGTTGTGACCGATAGTTTTGATTCTGATTTGCTCGAAGCCACGATAGCTAAGGCCCCGTTTGATTAAAACTTGCTTGACCCTCCTATAAAAACAGGCTCCTTGGAGATAACTTATAAGTCCGCCTTACGCTCACCGGGTGCTTAGTTAGGCAGAGTTATTAATCGGGAAAGATACGGGTTCCCATATTAACGACGTTTTTCAGAGCTATTTGCGGGTAATTATCAGCGGTAATGCAATAACAAGGAACGGTAATAGAGTGAAGAAAATGAGGGAAAGCGGCGTCAACGATTCCCCGGGTGACAAGGGAATGGACGCTAATAACCGGTTCGGATAGCTGCACTTTTTTGATCAAGACTAGCCGGCTGGCTTTTAGCTTGCCGCTAAGCCAAACTGCCAGACTGTCAGAGGTCACCTCCCAATTCTTTGGAATCTCGGGCTGGTCTAATAATTCGGTTGCGGGCAGCCAGATGGGGGTTTGCCGCCGGCTTAGTATTGCTTTAATTTCTTTACGGCTAGCGGCGAGACAAAGCCTGGGTTCCAGGCCCTGCAGTAAATAACCGAACTGCTCCATGGCAAGTAAGGCCATGGCATGGGCGCAGGGATCGGATATTTCCCAACGGTTTTGAGCGTGACGTACTTGGTCAGCGAAGGGTCCGCCGCCTGGTACAATCACGGCTTTTCCTGCCTCCAAGGTGGCGAGCTGATGAAGCCAGCCAGGGAGGCAGTGGCTTTCATAGAGGCTGCCGCCAAGTTTAATCACCCACATTTATGGAACGCTATTAGATGCTGGAGTAGTATATTCACCCAAAGCCCGTAAAATAGCTGCCGCTTTATCTAGGGTTTCCTGGTATTCAACTTCTGCCACCGAGTCGGCAACGATTCCTCCGCCTGCCCAGAAGCGCAAATAGTTTTGGTTGTAAACCAGGGTGCGGATAGCAATGCTGGTATCCATATTGCCATCAAAACCAATGTAGCCCAAGCTACCGCAATAGACTCCACGGCGGTGGGGTTCTAATTCCTCGATGATTTCCATGGCGCGTACTTTGGGAGCACCAGTAACAGACCCCCCAGGAAAGCAAGCCTGGAGTAAATCAATGGAGTCTTGTCCAGGGGTAAGCCGGCCGCGTATGGTGCTTACTAGGTGGTGGACGGTAGCAAAGGACTCGATGGCACAGAGTCTGGGAACATGGATTGCGCCTGGGAGGCATACCCGGCCTAGATCGTTGCGCAGAAGATCAACGATCATCACATTTTCCGCCCGATCTTTAGGGCTGTTTTGAAGTTCCAGGGCAAGCTTCCGATCCGCTATCGGATCGGGATTTCGGGGCCGGGTGCCCTTGATAGGATGACTTTCCACTCCGCCTGCGTTGGTGCGTAAGAATCGTTCTGGCGAGGTGCTTAGCACGGCCCCTTCGGGGATAGTGAAGTAGGCGCTGAAGGGAGCAGCATTGAGCAGGCGTAAGCGACGATAGAGCGCCCAGGGATCGCCTTGGGCAAGGGCCTCAAAACGTTGTGCCAAGTTGACCTGATAGCAATCTCCCTCGCGAATATAATGTTGGATACTTGTAAACGCCTGTTGATAGTCCTTCTGCTTCAGATTGGACTCGATTGGTTCCCATAAGCGAAAAGTCGTTTGCGATGGTGGTGAGTCATGACACTGGCTAAGATGGGATTGTAGGGCTTCCCATCGTCCCCAAGTACGATAATCATAGCCCTGCCCTACTAACAGGCTGCGCTGCTGACGGTGGTCAACGACAATAACCCAATCATAAAGTCCAATCGCCATCTCTGGCATGCCTTCGATATCAAGTGCAAGGGTGGGTAACTGCTCTATACGCCGTCCTAGATCATAGCCAAAATAACCCATGGCGCCAC containing:
- a CDS encoding amino acid kinase family protein, which produces MWVIKLGGSLYESHCLPGWLHQLATLEAGKAVIVPGGGPFADQVRHAQNRWEISDPCAHAMALLAMEQFGYLLQGLEPRLCLAASRKEIKAILSRRQTPIWLPATELLDQPEIPKNWEVTSDSLAVWLSGKLKASRLVLIKKVQLSEPVISVHSLVTRGIVDAAFPHFLHSITVPCYCITADNYPQIALKNVVNMGTRIFPD
- the pabB gene encoding aminodeoxychorismate synthase component I, producing the protein MKHSPRYAELPYSEDSTPLFEAIRQEPWAIFLDSGWPANQSGRFDILAADPFMTFSCWGSETTIRKRHESFSSFENPFTLLQSELRRYTRNTSSIFPELPLTGGAMGYFGYDLGRRIEQLPTLALDIEGMPEMAIGLYDWVIVVDHRQQRSLLVGQGYDYRTWGRWEALQSHLSQCHDSPPSQTTFRLWEPIESNLKQKDYQQAFTSIQHYIREGDCYQVNLAQRFEALAQGDPWALYRRLRLLNAAPFSAYFTIPEGAVLSTSPERFLRTNAGGVESHPIKGTRPRNPDPIADRKLALELQNSPKDRAENVMIVDLLRNDLGRVCLPGAIHVPRLCAIESFATVHHLVSTIRGRLTPGQDSIDLLQACFPGGSVTGAPKVRAMEIIEELEPHRRGVYCGSLGYIGFDGNMDTSIAIRTLVYNQNYLRFWAGGGIVADSVAEVEYQETLDKAAAILRALGEYTTPASNSVP